A genome region from Camelina sativa cultivar DH55 chromosome 10, Cs, whole genome shotgun sequence includes the following:
- the LOC104718390 gene encoding abscisic acid 8'-hydroxylase 1-like, translating into MDFSAMVLTLLAGAFFLYSLRCLISQRRRGSSKLPLPPGTMGWPYVGETFQLYSQDPNVFFQSKQKRYGSVFKTHVLGCPCVMISSPEAAKFVLVTKSHLFKPTFPASKERMLGKQAIFFHQGDYHAKLRKLVLRAFMPDSIRNMVPNIESIAQDSLRNWDGTMINTYQEMKTYTFNVALLSIFGKDEVLYREDLKRCYYILEKGYNSMPVNLPGTLFNKSMKARKELSQILARILSERRRQNGSSHNDLLGSFMGDKEELTDEQIADNIIGVIFAARDTTASVMTWILKYLAENPNVLEAVTEEQMAIRKDKEGESLTWGDTKKMPLTLRVIQETLRVASILSFTFREAVEDVEYEGYLIPKGWKVLPLFRNIHHSADIFKNPGKFDPSRFEVAPKPNTFMPFGNGTHSCPGNELAKLEMSIMIHHLTTKYSWSIVGSSDGIQYGPFALPQNGLPIMLARKSEIEA; encoded by the exons ATGGATTTCTCCGCCATGGTTCTCACTCTCCTCGCCGGAGCTTTTTTCCTTTACTCTCTCCGGTGCCTAATCTCACAGCGCCGCCGTGGATCCTCGAAACTTCCACTCCCACCGGGAACAATGGGTTGGCCTTACGTCGGCGAAACCTTCCAACTTTATTCTCAAGACCCAAATGTCTTTTTCCAATCCAAACAGAAAAG GTATGGATCGGTGTTTAAGACCCATGTATTGGGATGTCCATGTGTGATGATCTCGAGTCCAGAGGCGGCCAAGTTCGTTCTGGTTACGAAATCTCATCTCTTCAAACCGACTTTTCCGGCGAGTAAAGAGAGGATGTTAGGTAAACAAGCCATCTTCTTCCACCAAGGTGACTATCACGCTAAACTCAGGAAGCTTGTTCTTCGTGCTTTCATGCCTGATTCTATCAGAAACATGGTTCCCAATATTGAATCAATCGCTCAAGATTCTCTCCGTAACTGGGATGGAACAATGATCAACACTTACCAAGAGATGAAAACT TACACCTTCAACGTGGCGTTGCTCTCGATCTTCGGAAAAGACGAGGTTTTATACAGAGAAGATCTAAAACGATGCTACTACATTCTCGAGAAAGGTTACAATTCGATGCCAGTGAACCTCCCTGGAACACTCTTCAACAAATCTATGAAAGCTCGCAAGGAACTCTCACAGATCCTCGCCAGAATCTTGTCAGAGAGGAGAAGACAAAACGGCTCCTCACACAACGATCTACTCGGATCATTCATGGGAGACAAAGAAGAGCTGACCGACGAACAGATCGCCGACAACATCATCGGAGTCATCTTCGCGGCCAGAGACACGACGGCGAGTGTGATGACGTGGATCCTCAAGTACTTGGCCGAGAATCCCAACGTTCTCGAAGCCGTTACT GAAGAACAAATGGCGATAAGGAAAGACAAAGAAGGAGAGTCTCTAACTTGGGGAGATACAAAGAAGATGCCATTAACTTTAAGAGTCATCCAAGAAACGTTAAGAGTGGCTTCAATCTTATCTTTCACATTCAGAGAAGCTGTGGAAGATGTTGAATACGAAG GATATTTGATACCTAAAGGATGGAAAGTTTTGCCACTTTTCAGAAACATTCATCATAGTgctgatatttttaaaaatcctggAAAATTTGATCCATCAAGATTCGAG GTGGCTCCAAAACCCAATACTTTCATGCCATTTGGCAACGGAACCCACTCCTGTCCTGGTAATGAATTAGCCAAGCTTGAGATGTCTATCATGATTCATCATCTGACCACCAAGTACAG CTGGTCAATAGTTGGATCGAGCGACGGGATTCAGTATGGGCCATTCGCGCTCCCCCAAAACGGACTGCCCATTATGTTGGCCCGGAAGTCGGAGATCGAAGCGTAG